The Terriglobus roseus sequence ATGATGGCTTGCAACATGCTTAGCGGCTCCCCTTGATGGCATCCTGTTTGCGTTGATTATTCAGGTGGAAGGCACCGTCAAGAACAATAAGCTCATTGGCGGTGACACCGCTTAATACCACGCGTTCGTCGTTGCTCTCGTCCCCCAACTGCACCTCGCGCAGCAGGAAGCGATTCACCGCAGTCTGGACGAAGATGTAGTCCTTGTTTTCTTCCCGGACAATGGCAGTCTGTGGGACGGTCAGCTTCTTTTCTGTGTGACCGCCAAAGGTCACGCTGGCCAACTCGTCCGGCTTAAAGAGTCCCTGGTTGTTCCGCAGATCCATGCGCACTTCAACGGTGCGTGTTGCGGGGTCAACAGTGGGTGCCACATAGGCCAGCGCTCCGTGGATATCCTGTTCCGGCCGTGCCGGAATCCGTACGCTCACTTCAAGTCCCTTGCGTAACATGCCTGCCTCTTCTTCCGGCACATTCGCTACGACCCATACGCTTGAAAGATCCGCGATCGTGTAAGCAGGATCGGCGGGTTGAACGACCTGCCCCACGGTTACTTTGCGTTCGAGAACGGTGCCCGCGCGCGGCGTCACAATGGGGTAATCCGCACTGAGCCTGCGCGTGCTCTGCAACACCTTCATCTGCGAGTTCGTCATGCCAAGCCCGCGCAGTTGCGTCTCGTACGACGACACCTCCGCGCTTGCCTGCACCAGCTCTGCGCGACGGCGCTCCAGTTCAGCCCGGCCAATCACATCAGCTTCCACAAGCTGCTCTGCGCGTTTCGTTGCGGCCTCTGCGAGCGTCTGGTCAGAGTAGGCCTTGATCAACGACATCTGCGTGTCTGAAAGGTTCGTGCTGTGGAGTGTCGCAAGCACAGTACCCGCGTGAACATACTCGCCTTCAAAGGCATTCAGTTTGAGAATGCGACCCGCGACCGGAGAGCCGACGCGGGCGATGCGGCTTGCATCTGTCTCAACACGTCCAGAGACCTGCAGCGTGCCTCGGACATCCGTGAGACGTGGAGGTCCAATCTTCAAGCTGCCGGTAAGGGCTGGCGGAACCTTCACCGCAAACGGATCGGTCTGGGTCTCAGCGGCCGCAGGCTTGACCTCTTTCTTGCACCCGTCGAGCGACAGCACGGAGGCTGCCGCAATGACGGCAAGGAGGGAGACGCGGAGGGGCATCCGAGTGCATGCGTAGAGATTCAAGGCTGGTGAGGTCACGGTCTTCCTCCGGGCACAATGGCGCCAAGTTCTTCAAGATCAATCAATGCAGACTGGCGCGCGAACTGTGCGTTCAGCAGATCTCCACGGGCGCTCTGCAGGACACGTTGCGCATCGAGCACCTCCACAATGCCACGCTCGCCGTAGCGATAGGCGGCCTGTGCCGCGTCCACCGCGCTGGACGCCGCACGGAGTTCGCCAGCCTCAAGCGATGTCGCCTGCTGATCGGCGAGCTGGTACTGCTCATACGCACGTTCGGTCGCGGAGATCAGTTCCAGTCGCCGCTGATCCGCTTCTGCTTGTGCCTGCGTGATGGCAGCCTTCGATTCCTCGATAGGCCCTCGACGACGGTCCCAAAGAGGAATGGGCACCGTGACGCCGGTGCGCCAGAAACGAAGATCGGGTTGGTTCTCAAACTCGGCGAAGACGGTGGGCTGCGGAATACGCAGGCTGCGTTCGCGTGCGAGTTTGGCGTCCGCGGCCTCGACATCTGCCTTCGCCTGCGCGATCGCAGGGTGTGTTCGCAGCACCCCTTCTCGCAGGACAGCCAGCTCGGGTAGCTTGATGCGCGCGTCGAGGGTGCCCTGCGGATCGAGTGCTTCGTCAGCCGGTGCAGCAATCGCGATCCGAAGCAGTGCGATTGCGTTTGCAAGCTCCAATTGCGCGCTGCGGACCGCGAAACCCGCACGGCCCAGTTCCGCCTCGGCACGCGTCAGTTCCAGGCGGCCCTTCTCGCCAACGCGATATTCCACTTCCACGCGACGCCGCAGATCTTCCACGAGCTTCAGATTCTCCTGCTCGTGCCTCACTTCTTCCTGCCTGCGCAGAACTTCGTAGAAGGCATGTTTCGCATCGGCCGCGACAGAGCGTGTCACACCCTGCTGGCCGAAGCCTGCGCTGGTGCGTGCGAGTTCTGCGGCGCGGGTACGGGCCCGACGTTCCGACGGTATCTCGACCGGCTGATAAGCCGCGTAGTGCTGCAGCAGTCCGGGAACACCAGGGGTCGCGATCGGCCGCGCATACTGCCGCCCTCCATACACTTCGACGGACGGATTGCTATAGGCCCGACTGGTCTGTACCGCCGCAGCAGCACGCTGTGAGGCCGCCGCTGCGCCGCGGAGACGAGGGCTATTCTGCTCTGCCATGGCGACTGCTTCCGCAAGGGTCAACGGATGTGCCGGCGCCGCTGCGGGCACATCAGGCAACGGCGGAGGCAAGGCCTGAGTTGTCACAGGCGAGTTCACGGTCGCAGGACCGGGCGGACTCAACGTCTGACCTGAACCGGCAGAAGCCAGGAACAGGGCTGCGATGGGAATCACTGCATAGGACTTCACGAGACCTTCAAGTGCAATCAGTGGGCCAACGCGGATTCAAGCAAGAACGGGCGTTTCGCGCAACGAGCTGTCCCTTATGGGACAGTGATCCCTACCGTAACGACGCAAAGCGGACACCTCCGATGCCTGCACCCCGCATGGCTGCCGTTGCACAGTTTGGAGGATCGATTGCAACGATCATCATCCATGCAGCGCGCCGCTCAGATCGCGATCTATCCCACTCCGATGCGCCAGCGCCCAGCGTGGGAGAATACTCCCATGGAGTCCGTACAAAGCCGGATTCGTTCGCCCGAGTGGAAGGCTGCGGTCATCGCGTTCCTGATCGTTGCGCTCGCCGTCACGACGTGGATCATACCGCCGCATGCAGTCGTGCTCCACAACATCCTTCATCACCTGAACATTCTTCCGTTCATGCTCGCCGGCATGATCTTCGGATGGAAGGGCGCGCTGCGCGCCATCGTATTCGCTGTCGCGCTTCAGTCCCCCATCATCTATCGACACTGGTATCGCGCTCCCGTGGACGCGCAGGATCAGGTCGTCGAACTGAGCACCTTTGGCATTGCCGGCATGATCGCGGGGCTTGTCGCCGATCGTGAGCGGATGCAGAGAGCACGCGTTGAGGCGACCAAGCGCGAACTCGAACGCGTCTACTCGGAGTTGCGCGAGAACATCCAGCAGATGAAGAAGACCGAGAGGTTGACCGCTGCCGGTGAACTCGCTGCGAGCCTGGCGCATGAGATCCGAAACCCACTCGCCAGCATCAGCGGCGCGGCGGGTGTTGTCGCACGCGGGCATGCACCCGCAGCCAGCCAGCAGGAGTGTCTCGAAATCCTCATGAAGGAATCGCAGCGCCTGAATAAACTGCTGACAAACTTTCTGGACTTCGCGCGTCCGCGTCTGCCCCGCTTTCAACCGACGGACCCAGCCGCTGTCCTGCAGTCGGTAACGACCCTCGCTCAGCACAGTGGAGTGGAGCGTGGTGTCGATGTTGTGCTTCACACGAAGACCCTGCATGGAGAGGTAGAGTGCGACGCTGAGCAGGTGAAGCAGGTGCTCCTGAATCTGGTCCTGAATGCAATCCAAGCCACGACCGCGCCAGGAACAGTAAACATTCGGGCCGCCATGGATACGCAGAGCTTATCCGTTGAAGTGGAAGACGAGGGTTGCGGTGTTGAGCCGGAGAACATGGACCGCCTCTTCGATCCCTTCTTCACCACGAAAGAAAATGGTTCCGGACTGGGCCTCGCGGTATCTGCCAACATCGTCGCGCAGCACGGCGGTACCCTATTCTGCCGCATGAATGAAGCCCATCGGCGAGGGATGACCTTCCGTGTGGATCTGCCCTTGCATCCACCGTCCGTAAGCGAATTGGCAAAGGCGAAAGATAAGGCGGTTCTGGATTGAAGAAGGCCAGCATCCTTGTCGTGGACGACGACAGTAGTCTGCGACGCGTCATGAAGATTCAACTGGAAGAGGCAGGCTACAACGTATCGCTTGCCGCTGACGGTGACGAAGCATACGGTATGCTGCCGGAACTGCAGCCAGCCCTCGTCATCACGGATCTGCGCATGCCCAGCGGCGGCCTTGACCTGTTGCGGAAGATCGCGGTCTCCGCGATGGACACGACAGTCATTGTGATCACCGCATTCGGTACGGTTGAGACCGCTGTTGAGGCAATGAAGATCGGCGCGTACGACTACGTCACCAAGCCGCTGGACTTCGATGCCCTGGTGCTCGTCGTGCATCGAGCAATGGAGCGGCAAACACTCCGGGAAGAAGTGCGGGCCCTGCGGTCTGTGCTCGATCAGCGTTTCGGATTTGAGAACATCATTGGTCGTGCCAAGAGTTTCCTGCGGGTCCTCGATCAGGCATCGCGCGTCGCGCCGCATGACACGACCGTACTGATTCAGGGCGAGACTGGCACGGGAAAAGAGTTGCTCGCTCGAGCGATTCACAACAACAGTGGAAGACGCGCCCGCGCCTTCGTTCCAATCAACTGCGGTGCTATCCCGGAGGACCTCGTCGAATCCGAATTGTTTGGCTATGTTCGAGGCGCCTTCACCGGCGCACTCACAAACAAGACCGGTCGCATCGAAGCGGCCGAAGGCGGAACGCTGTTTCTGGATGAAGTAGGTGAGTTACCGCTGGATGCGCAGGTGAAATTGTTGCGCGTGCTGCAGGAAGGCGAGCTTGCAAAGCTAGGCGCCAGCACGCCCACGCGAGTTGATGTGCGCGTGATCGGAGCAACCCATCGCAATCTCGCCGCGATGGTAGAAGACGGGACCTTTCGTGAAGACCTGTATTACCGGCTCACGGTCGTATCGCTGCGTATTCCGCCGTTGCGGGAACGACGCGATGATCTGCCGGAATTGATCGACGTTTTGTTCAAGCGAGCCAAGGAAAGGCATGGCCTGCTTCAGGCGCGGATGTCTCGACCACTGCTACAAAAGCTCATCAGCTATGCGTGGCCGGGGAACGTACGCCAGTTAGAAAATGTTATTGAGCGTCTCCTGGTGCTGTCGGCGGACGATCTGCTCACGGAAGACAATCTTCCGGAAGACCTACAGGCGGCGTCAGAATCCAATGCCTCGCCACTGAACTTTCCGCTACCGGAAGAGGGCATCAGCCTGGAGGCAGTCGAGCGCGAGTTAATCAGCCAGGCGCTTGCCCGCTTCGATGGGAACCAAACGCACGCCGCCCGATATCTGGACATCAGTCGGCGGGCGCTCATCTACCGGATTGAAAAGCACGGCATCTTTCACGAGGATCAGCCGGAATAGAACACGGCTTATCGCGTGCGCCACTTCGAAGACAGAGCCGCAAGCTGATCACTGACCGTGACAGGCGCCGCCTCTTTGGCCGGACGACTCTTTGGTGAAGCTCCGGACGGCGCCTGCAATGCTTTGATAGACAGCGCAATGCGCTTCGTCTTCGTGTCCGCTGAAAGCACTTTCACCTTCACGATTTGTCCCGCTTTGAGTATCTCTGCCGGATCTTTGATGAACCGGTTCGATATCTCAGAGATGTGGACCAGACCATCCTGGTGAACACCAACATCGACGAAGGCACCAAACTTTGTCACGTTGCTCACAACACCTTCGAGCACCATGCCCGGCACAACATCGGCAAGATCGCGTACCGCTTCGTTAAAGCTCGGAGCGACAAAGGTGTCGCGTGGGTCACGTCCCGGCTTCTTCAACTCTTCCAGGATGTCGTTCCACGTGAAGGTGCCCGCGCCGAAGCTGCTCTGTTTCACACCCGAGAGCAGATGTGGCGAACGAATCAGGTCCGCGACCGGCGTGGAAAGCGACTGCGCAATCTCTTCGACGAGGCCGTAGGACTCCGGATGAACTGCAGTGTTGTCCAAGGGCTGCTCGCCATCGCGAACGCGTAGGAAGCCCGCCGCTTGTTCAAATGTCTTCGGCCCAACGCCCGGGACCTCATGCAGCTGTGACCGTGATCGGAACTGACCATGCTCATCTCGGAAACTCACGATATTAAGGGCAACGCGCTCTGTGACGCCTGAGACGTACCGCAGCAACGTCCACGACGCTGTATTGAGGTCAACACCAACCCGGTTCACGCAACTTTCAATGGCAGCCTCGAGCGACTGCTGCAACTGGCGTTGATCCACATCATGCTGATACTGCCCGACGCCGATGGACTTCGGGTCGACCTTCACCAACTCCGCAAGCGGATCCTGCAGACGGCGTGCAATCGAGATCGCTCCACGTACCGTCAAGTCAAGGTCGGGAAACTCCTGGCGGGCGATGTCCGATGCCGAGTACACACTTGCCCCGGCCTCCGAAACCGTAACGCGGAAGATACCGGAAAGGTTCTTCGCTTCCAGAAACTCGCGGAGGAAGGCATCCGTCTCACGCGATGCGGTACCGTTGCCGATCGCGATGGCACGGATATTGTGCTTTGCAATGAGTGCAGCCAGCTTGTCCATCGCTTCCTTGGTACGCCCTGTGTGCGGATAGATCACATCGTCCGCAAGGAACTTACCTGTCTCATTCACGACGGCCAGTTTGCAGCCCGTCCGCAGCCCCGGATCGACACCGAGCACCCCGATGGGACCGGCTGGCGCGGCCAGCAGCAGATTCTCAAGATTGTCGCGAAAGACATCGATCGCCGCCGCATCCGACCGACGCTTCAGCTCCATACGAATCTCGACCTGGATCGATGAGTTGAGCAGACGCTTCCAGCAATCGTCGATGGCAAGGTTGAGATGCGCGGTCCAATCGCCATCGGCTCTTAGAACACGAGACCGGATGAGCCCGAGAACCCGCGGTTCCTCCAGCTCGATCAGCCAGTACAGAACGTTCTCCGATTCGCCGCGACGAACCGCGAGCATGCGATGGGACGGGATCGTCTTCACCGGCTCGCGATAGTCGTAGTACATCTTGAACTTCTCTTGCTCATCGACGGCATCGAAAGCTTTGCGGCTGGTGATGAACCCTTCTTCGAACATGAGGTGACGCGTTGCCTTTCGCACCTCCGCATCTTCACTAATCCGCTCCGCAACAATGTGGCGGGCTCCTTCAAGCGCATCGTCGATTGTTGCAACTTCCCTCTCCGGATCGACGAGCGATTGGGCCAGTGCAATGAGATCCACCGCTGCAGGAGCCTGACCCCAGATGTAGTCCGCCAGAGGCTCGAGCCCCTTCTCTCGCGCGATGGTCGCCTTGGTGCGGCGTTTCGGCTTGTACGGCAGGTACAGGTCCTCCAGTTCGGAGCGATCCATTGTCGCGAGGATGCGCGCCTTCAAATCGTCGGTCAACTTACCCTGCTCTGTGATCGACGCAAGGATCGTCTCGCGTCGCTGCCGAAGTTCCTGGAAGTATTCGGCTTTCTCTGCAATTTCGCGGATCTGTACCTCGTCCAGGTTGCCCGTCGCTTCCTTACGATAGCGAGCAATGAACGGGACCGTGGAGCCCTCATCCGTCAAGGCAATGACAGCGCGCACGCTGGGTAAAGGCAGGTTCAGAAGTTGGGAGATGTGGAGAAGGTAGGCTGCGTCGAGGGGTACGGAAACTGGCATGCTTCTTGCAGTCTAAACTTCTGCCCTCAGGAAATCATGGCCGGCGTTTGCAGGCAGCACACGGACACCTCGCGGACGCGACGATGACTCATCGCTAAGTTGAAGGACCGGCAATGCACCGTCTTCGAGAGGCCCGCAAAGTACGAGCGATGCAATCCAGTCCCATAGGCGGAACGTTTACTTCGACAGATCGCTCACGATGAGCACCGGGCAGTGCGCCGACCTCAGGATCTGTCCGACCGGATGCCAGGTGAAATGGTCTGCACCGGCGACGCGCTCACCGCTGCCCAGGACAATCAGCGCCACGCCTTCCCTGTCCGCCATTGCGAGCGTCTCCGCGGCGGGATCGCCGTATTGCACACCATAGCGGATCTTGCTGGACGCCTCCGTCGGTTCGGCCAGAGCCATACGCATCGTCTCTTTGGCGAGGTCTTCCTTCCAGAGTCGGTCCGAAGCTTCTGCGGGCGGACGGTCGGCCGCAGTGTGCATGGCGATCAGGTCCGATCCGAGCCGTTCCGCGATTGCCTTCGCGTACTCCGCTGCACGGACGTTCAAGCCGGATGGCGTGCTCGCAAAAAGCACGGCACCTTCGCGCCGCATAGTCGCTTCACACGCAGGCCCACACACAAGGACCGGGCAAGTGCAACGGAATGCAAGGGATTCTGATACGGAGCCGAAGAGAAATTGCTCAATCCCCTTCCTGCCGTGCGATCCAACAACAACCAGGTCGGCATTTGTCCGCGTTGCGGTCTGCAGCATCAGCTTAGCCGGCCCCTCAAAGGAGACAACCTGGGTGACGCCTTTTTCCGAATGACGGAGATGCTCGCGAATCTCTCGTGCCACCTTGGTGTGCGCTTCCTGCAGGACGTCTTCTTTGAGTTCCTCATAGTAAACATCGACCACGCCAGGGGGCGGCGGCACAGAGTGCGTCACGATGAGCTGCGCTCCAACGGAGGCAGCAATCTCCTCGGCCCAGCGCAAGGCTCTGTTACCGCAATCGTCATTGACATAGCCGACCACAATCTTATGAATGGACAGCGGCGGAACGGACACGACCGGCTTGCTTTGACCTGTGGGTTCAATGGTGAAGATTGACTGCGACATGAGATCCTCCTGCAATCTCAGGATGCGCCGGTACCCATTGCATTTCTGTGATCGCAGTCACACGGGGGGCCGCGGAAGCTTACATTCTCCAGGCCTTTGCGGCATAGAGTCACACGAAGAAGACACGATAGCTAAGGACGCAAATCCTCGAATTCCTCTCGAACACCATCTATCCTCTCCCGATACATACGAGCATCGCCATAGGGCAGAAAGGAGCGGTAGCGACTGTGCTGAGTGATCAACTTTTGCGCATGCTTCAAAGGGCACCAGTGCTGCTCTGTTCGTCCGACGATCTCCATGACATAGGCGATCAACCCGTTGGCGTACGAGCAGTTGATGCAGTTGAAGCGTTCCAACGCGTTGAGATAGAGCAGCGCTCCCCGATCAAAGATCAGATAGTCCGACCGTCTCGCCTTGGGAATGCCATAAATCGGGAAACAGATCGCCTGGTAGAGCGAGACGAAGACATCCAGCATAAGAAATGCGACCAGGCAGAGATAGATCAGTGGGGCCGTCAGGAAAGCAAGGGGCCGCGCACTGAGCACATATTGAAGCAACGGAGTTTTCGTTCTGCGATGGGTCTCCTTGACGTCGTCCGGGAAGACCGGCGTACGCCCCTTCATGGGGTACATGGGAAAAAGATCTGCTTCGTTCTTGGGAGCCGGCACAGCGACCACTTGCGACTGTTCATCCATCGAAAAGCCTGCTCTCATATCCGGCCTTTGAGGGAGCGCAACGCAGACCCCGGATGCGTTCATCCTACGCTTGGCAATCAGACGAGCCAGGAAGGAACCCGAACTGAGTTTCCGGCTGCCGTCCGATCACTTCAAGCACGCGTCGGTGTAAACATTCCTGGCATTCCAAAGGGACCAGCCGTCAGCGTGGGCGTCCGTGGCTGCACGGGTTTGTGATGCGACCTCTGCAGCGCCAAATGGACGGCGTGAGAACGCGTAATCGCGGAAGCCCTGGATCCACGGCCGGAACATCTTCGGATCAGCATGGGTGCGCTTGATCGATTCCTCGAGTGAGAGTCGAACGGTCTGGTAGATGTCTTCATTCGTGCCCACGGGATTTGGGTGCCCGGGGATGCCAAAGCTGAATCCTGAGGGATAGAGCATAGGACACACGTAGTCCACTGCCGGCACGATCTCCTCAAGCCGCTGACCAATGCCGGTGTCATTCCTGTTCCACAAGACATAGCCGAAGATGTCGACAGACAGGAACGCGTTGAAGGGCTCGAGTGCTTTGTGCGCTTCCGCCAAGAAACTGGTGACTGCCTTCACGCGGCCAGCTTCGTCGGCGGTTCCGCTGAACTGCAGCTTCTGCGGGCAATCGGGGAAACGCACATAGTCGAACTGCACCTCATCGAAGCCCGCCTTCGCAGCTTCAACCGCGATGGCGATGTTGTAGTCCCGTACCTCGCGACGGAAGGGATCTGTCCACGAGAGGTGTTCCCTGTCCTTGAACAACCCACCTGAATTCAAGCGAACTCCATATTCAGGATGTGCCGTAGCAAGCGGATCGTCTTTGAAGGTGACGATCCGTGCGATGAGATAGATGCCCTTGCTATGAAGATCCGTCACCAGGTCGGGCAGTGAGCGGATGGTTGTCATCCTGCGCGCACCGATCTGTGTTGCAAGCGGGATCGCGCTCGGATAGGCAAGGTTGCCTCGATCAGACTTGATCGTGATCACGAGCGCGTTGGCGCCGCCTCTCCGAATGATATCGAGCACTGGCTCGCGCAGTGCCTTGGAAGCGATGCCATATTCCGTGAGATACAAGGCATGAACTGCGATGGGACGTAGTGAAATCGTCGACTGCTCACGCAGCGCCGCGATGTCTGAGTGGTAAGGCCAATAACCGATCGCGCGC is a genomic window containing:
- a CDS encoding ATP-binding protein encodes the protein MQRAAQIAIYPTPMRQRPAWENTPMESVQSRIRSPEWKAAVIAFLIVALAVTTWIIPPHAVVLHNILHHLNILPFMLAGMIFGWKGALRAIVFAVALQSPIIYRHWYRAPVDAQDQVVELSTFGIAGMIAGLVADRERMQRARVEATKRELERVYSELRENIQQMKKTERLTAAGELAASLAHEIRNPLASISGAAGVVARGHAPAASQQECLEILMKESQRLNKLLTNFLDFARPRLPRFQPTDPAAVLQSVTTLAQHSGVERGVDVVLHTKTLHGEVECDAEQVKQVLLNLVLNAIQATTAPGTVNIRAAMDTQSLSVEVEDEGCGVEPENMDRLFDPFFTTKENGSGLGLAVSANIVAQHGGTLFCRMNEAHRRGMTFRVDLPLHPPSVSELAKAKDKAVLD
- a CDS encoding putative glycoside hydrolase codes for the protein MSKLFLLLLILWPLPVKAQRDPVRGIPVLVYHRFDQRQTGATTVLTENFVEQIDWLAKHGYRIVPLQDVVSMVTENRLPPSVRQVAITVDDGHRSVYTELYPLIKVRHIPITLFIYPTVISKASYALTWEQLQEMKSSGLVRIESHTLWHPDFRAERKRLDGQAYAALVHDQLVKSRSILEQRLGIQVHLLAWPYGIFDDDLMQAAEQAGYTAAFAYDGKIAMPNDPRLAIHRIARSPWSRRLPGARADGCSQAGGEAMNAMRLVLLFAAFGIWTVRDCVAAVSQRVLITDANTGKAVSRVTVVIDGRTAPVDGSGSIEIAASAKSVSARAIGYWPYHSDIAALREQSTISLRPIAVHALYLTEYGIASKALREPVLDIIRRGGANALVITIKSDRGNLAYPSAIPLATQIGARRMTTIRSLPDLVTDLHSKGIYLIARIVTFKDDPLATAHPEYGVRLNSGGLFKDREHLSWTDPFRREVRDYNIAIAVEAAKAGFDEVQFDYVRFPDCPQKLQFSGTADEAGRVKAVTSFLAEAHKALEPFNAFLSVDIFGYVLWNRNDTGIGQRLEEIVPAVDYVCPMLYPSGFSFGIPGHPNPVGTNEDIYQTVRLSLEESIKRTHADPKMFRPWIQGFRDYAFSRRPFGAAEVASQTRAATDAHADGWSLWNARNVYTDACLK
- a CDS encoding Tex family protein, yielding MPVSVPLDAAYLLHISQLLNLPLPSVRAVIALTDEGSTVPFIARYRKEATGNLDEVQIREIAEKAEYFQELRQRRETILASITEQGKLTDDLKARILATMDRSELEDLYLPYKPKRRTKATIAREKGLEPLADYIWGQAPAAVDLIALAQSLVDPEREVATIDDALEGARHIVAERISEDAEVRKATRHLMFEEGFITSRKAFDAVDEQEKFKMYYDYREPVKTIPSHRMLAVRRGESENVLYWLIELEEPRVLGLIRSRVLRADGDWTAHLNLAIDDCWKRLLNSSIQVEIRMELKRRSDAAAIDVFRDNLENLLLAAPAGPIGVLGVDPGLRTGCKLAVVNETGKFLADDVIYPHTGRTKEAMDKLAALIAKHNIRAIAIGNGTASRETDAFLREFLEAKNLSGIFRVTVSEAGASVYSASDIARQEFPDLDLTVRGAISIARRLQDPLAELVKVDPKSIGVGQYQHDVDQRQLQQSLEAAIESCVNRVGVDLNTASWTLLRYVSGVTERVALNIVSFRDEHGQFRSRSQLHEVPGVGPKTFEQAAGFLRVRDGEQPLDNTAVHPESYGLVEEIAQSLSTPVADLIRSPHLLSGVKQSSFGAGTFTWNDILEELKKPGRDPRDTFVAPSFNEAVRDLADVVPGMVLEGVVSNVTKFGAFVDVGVHQDGLVHISEISNRFIKDPAEILKAGQIVKVKVLSADTKTKRIALSIKALQAPSGASPKSRPAKEAAPVTVSDQLAALSSKWRTR
- a CDS encoding efflux RND transporter periplasmic adaptor subunit; amino-acid sequence: MTSPALNLYACTRMPLRVSLLAVIAAASVLSLDGCKKEVKPAAAETQTDPFAVKVPPALTGSLKIGPPRLTDVRGTLQVSGRVETDASRIARVGSPVAGRILKLNAFEGEYVHAGTVLATLHSTNLSDTQMSLIKAYSDQTLAEAATKRAEQLVEADVIGRAELERRRAELVQASAEVSSYETQLRGLGMTNSQMKVLQSTRRLSADYPIVTPRAGTVLERKVTVGQVVQPADPAYTIADLSSVWVVANVPEEEAGMLRKGLEVSVRIPARPEQDIHGALAYVAPTVDPATRTVEVRMDLRNNQGLFKPDELASVTFGGHTEKKLTVPQTAIVREENKDYIFVQTAVNRFLLREVQLGDESNDERVVLSGVTANELIVLDGAFHLNNQRKQDAIKGSR
- a CDS encoding TolC family protein, giving the protein MKSYAVIPIAALFLASAGSGQTLSPPGPATVNSPVTTQALPPPLPDVPAAAPAHPLTLAEAVAMAEQNSPRLRGAAAASQRAAAAVQTSRAYSNPSVEVYGGRQYARPIATPGVPGLLQHYAAYQPVEIPSERRARTRAAELARTSAGFGQQGVTRSVAADAKHAFYEVLRRQEEVRHEQENLKLVEDLRRRVEVEYRVGEKGRLELTRAEAELGRAGFAVRSAQLELANAIALLRIAIAAPADEALDPQGTLDARIKLPELAVLREGVLRTHPAIAQAKADVEAADAKLARERSLRIPQPTVFAEFENQPDLRFWRTGVTVPIPLWDRRRGPIEESKAAITQAQAEADQRRLELISATERAYEQYQLADQQATSLEAGELRAASSAVDAAQAAYRYGERGIVEVLDAQRVLQSARGDLLNAQFARQSALIDLEELGAIVPGGRP
- a CDS encoding universal stress protein encodes the protein MSQSIFTIEPTGQSKPVVSVPPLSIHKIVVGYVNDDCGNRALRWAEEIAASVGAQLIVTHSVPPPPGVVDVYYEELKEDVLQEAHTKVAREIREHLRHSEKGVTQVVSFEGPAKLMLQTATRTNADLVVVGSHGRKGIEQFLFGSVSESLAFRCTCPVLVCGPACEATMRREGAVLFASTPSGLNVRAAEYAKAIAERLGSDLIAMHTAADRPPAEASDRLWKEDLAKETMRMALAEPTEASSKIRYGVQYGDPAAETLAMADREGVALIVLGSGERVAGADHFTWHPVGQILRSAHCPVLIVSDLSK
- a CDS encoding sigma-54-dependent transcriptional regulator yields the protein MKKASILVVDDDSSLRRVMKIQLEEAGYNVSLAADGDEAYGMLPELQPALVITDLRMPSGGLDLLRKIAVSAMDTTVIVITAFGTVETAVEAMKIGAYDYVTKPLDFDALVLVVHRAMERQTLREEVRALRSVLDQRFGFENIIGRAKSFLRVLDQASRVAPHDTTVLIQGETGTGKELLARAIHNNSGRRARAFVPINCGAIPEDLVESELFGYVRGAFTGALTNKTGRIEAAEGGTLFLDEVGELPLDAQVKLLRVLQEGELAKLGASTPTRVDVRVIGATHRNLAAMVEDGTFREDLYYRLTVVSLRIPPLRERRDDLPELIDVLFKRAKERHGLLQARMSRPLLQKLISYAWPGNVRQLENVIERLLVLSADDLLTEDNLPEDLQAASESNASPLNFPLPEEGISLEAVERELISQALARFDGNQTHAARYLDISRRALIYRIEKHGIFHEDQPE